A window of Procambarus clarkii isolate CNS0578487 chromosome 9, FALCON_Pclarkii_2.0, whole genome shotgun sequence contains these coding sequences:
- the LOC123766147 gene encoding zinc finger protein 236 isoform X3, producing the protein MEVGEVTSGDLGPGTVVVGSDGELQYDLTQQSGSFLTNTHIVPHGAITDGSGTMLSLPIQLVQLHDPGGDVGRTGNVSSGLSGFTGHIIIKNNPDGTRTFLLDPSEVGLSVSGDDGGESRLIPLQDMSEETVGPSLNDLQERNGFLQLDEGMVTMNHVGSEIGQGGVILASTGDYLSHKDGTIPQFASLNIVDGQMVLTATEAGVDDTVTLEGGNLINSAMHSPESILPIPGPISIKIEPDVDPPVGRGPFMCACCNMAIEKWQQYKKHLKKHLDDKPYQCCECEASFNVQKNLRLHEALHVSEKLICPECCKTFRRLASFKAHLVVHEEDESVTCEICQEEFVSVSQLEPHYQHHKEGLNQAMQKRPHLECRMCGAEFDNHAMLSQHTKNHKKVKKMTAPKPKKRIDRSKFENKCHECGKNFIKPSQLKRHVLIHTGERPFKCTFPGCDRAFNQKYTMLIHMDIHTGRKDYKCEFCNKDFVQKSNLRCHIKRVHPVNKVGQQLFECEECSCVFKRAGSLNAHIARAHTNEAVIRMDVSADTRDVFKDVRDVMKDIQDSEKVCQRDQNIVTGVSESASTQAPESSSDGDILQQALKNIGLSQPRDPLQLNRDGIKLKIEAEDGGQLDDSWPLEGEIDASRFTECKKVRIMTLIDRNYETGMKRYTVLVKLVGDVKWHVCMHKDCTKEFKKPSDLVRHMRTHTNDKPFKCCKCYRAFAVKSTLVAHMKTHLAVKEHTCKQCNKKFATTTSLRVHSWVHTGQKPYQCSECNKVFRTISHRKAHMLAHFHASHRQALRKKSIPLPDIPLQEPILITTEGPVKQLSRHSQIYPSESGEAPPDRPHKCRYCLAAFKKSSHLKQHERTHTGERPFKCENCNKYFNSLSVLKSHFKTHTGQRSHRCPICNGLFATSGSLRRHRTTHSSDRPYMCPYCQKTFKTNTNCKKHMKTHKHELAMEAVRAAGSNLQGDNQQALLTTSLYSQQSAATNLTDAEVIVPDLTGMASVFHEGDFSLPSELQQQSQQQLQQDHQVLPAAFTQSVGESGLTLADLQTRVEHSLASGETVILGSQPATITTHLNGSSILLPHSSGGQGSTGSSILLPHSSSSIVTSASSVFHGTSSTSVLQGTSGSSILLQSSSGKGSGSSVSSQLSQDDRGTAILTIPHSSGSSVMTVHQPSVIQGPARDESVSVTSVIQSQPSIINQSGGTRYSTSIASRQSLLDHAQDFSSMGDTGGMEMVNLSSSMIGENSQNEYGSPVLQTNLQLEGSRGAVINPSDQVNTEDTNLAGKSVGASTGGLGSGLVESDDEGRIVASHTTSGTCTSDATNEAAPTTLLEASFDHQGFSDGFTLHVPPGIDLSSLGQGGEIPSSQLVQLLNTQESITEVSTIKVTTGTSTVAATPSRIQEPPPPEPVISLSKVYECTDCKKTFRKLPHLRSHRRIHNQSKTHCSICNKTCSSSHEFKEHQREHAQTSNTHQCNNCSERFPNFNQLLKHMQIEHSSVWRCPVCGHVFESSTRFQKHLRSHNINAINEAITRTKREDISVDGKVKVTLSAEEMDAILQQTTGSQINMEEINIKEDIIDDVPTAKQHDSPQDDVSLQVTFVKASDGEENDSQKHAHPCKTCGKSFKKPSDLVRHIRTHTGERPFSCVLCRKSFAVKSTLDVHMKTHSGKKDFMCHICNTMFATKGSLSIHMRLHTGDKPFNCNQCGMKFRTSGHRKAHVVKHFKTTQPLSSKNSRFVTTDEDPLETGNNADEAVMEMSNEESLNSVVMMTEGTVSLQLQGLNLGTIDPSSLLNIQPMTLDESVLSQLQASGVTMMGAGEGTVDEDAEDSISVNPNVVMTQPRSVRTPNTDTVDDDDFEIHMIDSDGRVITTHSLNMLGQHLDRDPAATPDTASFIPPELHLSDLAIPGPNNTIQCALCSKAFDKLSDWQEHLISHNIFIKVGEDGENVENETHDSVVIPAASLGEVPDNNAFQTADNEKNHSGLSIGEITLSKLEQTQSNRSFKCNIPECGKTIKHETSLEQHTASTHVKHHVCAKCGGETFQSAAALQKHIKMHHSDGKGIRCVFCVEEFSVRPALHQHIIQEHLQLALENPLAIEKVGLKINLTSESQREGTGAHGTMEDLDPLEFFPSVNNGAHLE; encoded by the exons TTATCGGTTAGTGGAGATGATGGGGGAGAAAGCCGTTTGATACCGCTGCAGGACATGTCTGAGGAAACAGTTGGGCCGTCTTTgaacgatcttcaagaaag AAATGGGTTCTTACAACTAGATGAAGGCATGGTAACAATGAACCATGTAGGAAGTGAGATTGGTCAGGGCGGAGTGATCTTAGCCAGCACTGGGGACTACCTTTCACATAAAGATGGAACCATCCCACAGTTTGCATCTCTTAACATTGTTGATGGCCAG ATGGTGTTAACAGCAACTGAAGCTGGTGTTGATGATACAGTAACTCTTGAGGGGGGCAACTTAATTAACTCAGCGATGCATTCTCCAGAATCAATATTACCAATACCAGGGCCCATCTCCATAAAGATagag CCGGACGTGGACCCCCCTGTAGGTAGAGGACCATTCATGTGTGCGTGTTGCAATATGGCCATAGAAAAGTGGCAACAGTATAAAAAACATTTGAAGAAGCATTTAGACGACAAACCGTACCAGTGTTGCGAGTGTGAGGCTTCTTTCAATGTACAG AAAAATCTCCGTCTTCACGAGGCTCTACATGTTTCTGAGAAACTAATATGTCCGGAATGCTGCAAAACTTTCAGACGGTTGGCTTCCTTTAAGGCCCATCTTGTTGTTCATGAGGAAGATGAATCGGTTACGTGTGAAATATGCCAAGAAGAGTTTGTATCTGTG AGTCAGcttgagccacactaccagcaccacaaagAAGGTCTGAACCAAGCTATGCAGAAGAGGCCACATTTAGAATGTCGAATGTGTGGAGCAGAATTTGATAATCATGCGATGCTGAGCCAACACACGAAAAATCATAAAAAG GTAAAGAAAATGACTGCTCCAAAACCTAAAAAACGTATTGATCGATCTAAATTTGAGAATAAATGCCACGAGTGTGGTAAAAATTTCATCAAACCCTCACAACTGAAAAGGCATGTATTGATCCACACAGGTGAAAGACCCTTTAAG TGCACCTTTCCTGGGTGTGATCGAGCCTTTAACCAGAAATACACAATGCTCATTCATATGGATATTCACACCGGACGGAAGGACTACAAGTGTGAATTCTGCAACAAAGACTTTGTGCAAAAAA GTAATTTACGTTGTCACATTAAACGTGTTCATCCTGTCAACAAAGTCGGGCAGCAGTTGTTTGAATGTGAAGAATGCTCTTGTGTGTTCAAGCGCGCTGGAAGTCTTAATGCACACATAGCACGGGCACACACTAATGAGGCAGTAATT AGAATGGACGTATCTGCAGATACCCGTGATGTATTCAAGGATGTTCGAGATGTGATGAAGGACATTCAGGACTCTGAAAAAGTTTGTCAACGAGATCAG AACATTGTGACTGGTGTAAGTGAATCGGCAAGTACTCAGGCTCCAGAAAGTTCAAGCGATGGGGACATCTTGCAACAAGCTTTAAAGAATATTGGACTTTCTCAACCAAGGGATCCGCTACAATTGAACAGAGATG GTATTAAACTGAAGATTGAAGCTGAAGATGGAGGGCAGCTGGATGACAGTTGGCCACTAGAAGGAGAGATTGATGCTTCTCGATTCACTGAATGTAAGAAAGTGCGAATCATGACGCTCATCGACCGTAATTATGAAACTGGAATGAA GAGGTACACAGTCTTGGTGAAGCTGGTTGGAGATGTGAAgtggcatgtatgtatgcataaaGATTGCACAAAGGAGTTCAAGAAACCTTCTGATCTTGTTCGACACATGAGAAcgcatacaaatgataaaccatTCAAG TGCTGTAAGTGCTACCGAGCATTTGCAGTGAAGTCTACACTGGTGGCCCACATGAAGACCCATCTTGCTGTGAAGGAACACACCTGTAAGCAGTGCAACAAGAAGTTTGCCACCACCACTTCTCTTAGAGTCCATTCTTG GGTACACACTGGTCAGAAGCCTTACCAGTGCTCCGAGTGCAACAAAGTTTTCCGCACAATATCGCACCGCAAAGCACACATGTTGGCCCACTTTCATGCTTCTCATCGGCAAGCTCTACGCAAAAAATCCATACCTCTGCCAGACATTCCTCTTCAAGAGCCAATACTTATTACTACTGAAG GACCAGTTAAACAACTGTCTCGACACAGCCAGATTTATCCAAGCGAGTCAGGAGAAGCACCGCCTGATAGACCACACAAGTGTCGTTACTGCCTGGCAGCTTTTAAAAAGTCCTCCCATCTGAAGCAGCATGAGAGAACACATACTGGAGAGAGGCCATTCAAGTGTGAGAACTGTAATAA GTATTTTAACTCGCTAAGTGTACTCAAGTCACATTTCAAAACACATACTGGACAAAGAAGTCACAGGTGTCCTATATGCAATGGCCTCTTTGCTACTAGTGGTAGCTTGAGAAGACATCGAACAACCCACTCGTCG GATCGTCCGTATATGTGTCCTTATTGCCAAAAAACCTTTAAAACCAATACTAATTGTAAAAAGCACATGAAGACCCATAAACACGAGCTGGCCATGGAAGCAGTTAGGGCCGCTGGATCTAATTTACAGGGGGACAACCAACAAGCACTTCTTACGACCAGTCTCTACAGTCAGCAGAGTGCTGCTACAAATTTAACCGATGCAGAGGTCATAGTTCCTGATCTTACCGGCATGGCAAGTGTGTTCCATGAGGGCGATTTCTCTCTACCAAGTGAGCTTCAGCAACAGtcacagcagcagctgcagcaagaTCATCAG GTCCTGCCAGCAGCATTTACacaaagtgttggtgagagtggtCTGACTCTAGCTGACCTTCAAACAAGGGTTGAGCATAGCTTAGCATCTGGAGAAACTGTCATCTTAGGCTCCCAGCctgctaccatcaccacacacctgaatGGCTCATCAATACTTCTTCCTCACTCTTCAGGAGGGCAAGGTTCAACTGGATCCTCTATTCTTCTTCCCCATTCATCTTCCAGTATTGTTACCAGTGCTTCCTCTGTATTTCATGGAACTAGTAGCACTTCTGTTCTACAAGGTACCAGTGGCTCATCCATCCTGCTCCAAAGCTCATCTGGTAAGGGATCTGGTTCGTCTGTATCCAGTCAGTTATCTCAGGATGATCGAGGAACTGCTATTCTAACTATCCCACATTCTTCAGGTAGTAGTGTAATGACTGTCCACCAACCATCTGTGATACAGGGACCTGCTCGGGATGAGTCTGTCAGTGTTACCTCAGTCATACAGTCTCAACCCAGCATCATAAACCAGTCTGGTGGAACTCGTTATTCTACCTCTATTGCATCACGTCAGTCATTATTGGACCATGCTCAAGATTTCAGTTCCATGGGTGATACAGGAGGAATGGAAATGGTAAATTTGTCATCCTCAATGATTGGTGAAAACTCACAAAATGAATATGGCTCTCCAGTTCTGCAAACCAATCTCCAGCTTGAAGGCAGCAGAGGAGCTGTTATTAATCCATCAGATCAAGTGAACACTG AAGACACTAATCTGGCAGGAAAATCAGTGGGAGCATCGACTGGTGGCCTTGGAAGTGGGCTGGTGGAGAGTGATGATGAGGGTCGTATTGTTGCTAGTCACACTACCTCGGGTACTTGTACTAGTGATGCAACTAATGAAGCTGCCCCTACTACACTCCTTGAGGCCAGTTTTGACCATCAAGGCTTCTCTGATGGTTTTACTCTTCATGTACCT CCTGGCATAGACTTGTCCAGCTTAGGACAAGGTGGGGAAATACCTTCATCTCAATTGGTCCAACTACTTAACACACAAGAGTCCATTACAGAAGTTTCAACTATAAAAGTTACAACTGGCACTTCAACTGTTGCAGCCACTCCGTCACGCATTCAAGAACCTCCACCCCCCGAacctgttatctctctctctaaaGTGTACGA GTGTACTGATTGCAAGAAGACATTTCGTAAGCTGCCTCACTTACGGTCTCACCGAAGAATCCACAATCAGAGTAAAACACACTGTTCaatatgcaacaaaacttgctcatCATCTCATGAATTTAAG gagcatcaacgAGAACATGCACAAACATCGAATACTCACCAGTGTAATAACTGTTCTGAGAGGTTCCCAAATTTCAATCAGCTCCTGAAGCACATGCAAATTGAACATTCCAG TGTATGGCGGTGTCCTGTGTGTGGACATGTTTTTGAGTCTTCAACCAGATTCCAAAAGCATTTACGTTCCCATAACATAAATGCTATCAATGAAGCCATTACCAGAACTAAG CGTGAAGACATAAGTGTAGATGGGAAGGTTAAGGTAACCCTGAGTGCAGAAGAAATGGATGCTATTCTTCAACAGACAACAGGATCTCAGATTAATATGGAGGAAATCAATATAAAAGAAGATATAATAGACGATGTTCCCACGGCTAAGCAACACGACTCACCTCAGGATGATGTTAGTCTCCAAGTTACTTTTGTAAAGGCCAGTGATGGAGAAGAG aatgatTCACAGAAGCATGCTCATCCATGCAAGACTTGTGGTAAAAGTTTCAAGAAACCATCAGATTTAGTACGTCACATTAGAACTCATACAGGGGAGCGGCCATTCTCTTGTGTTTTGTGTAGAAAATCTTTTGCTGTTAAGTCTACATTGGATGTACATATGAAAACTCATTCTGGGAAAAAGGACTTTATGTGCCACATTTGCAATACCATGTTTGCAACTAAAGGTAGCCTGAGCATACATATGAGGCTTCACACTGGTGATAAACCTTTTAATTGTAATCAGTGTGGAATGAAGTTCAGAACATCTGGTCATCGTAAGGCTCATGTTGTTAAGCACTTTAAAACAACTCAGCCTCTATCAAGCAAGAACTCAAGATTTGTAACTACTGATGAGGACCCATTAGAAACTGGAAACAATGCAGATGAGGCTGTAATGGAAATGTCAAATGAGGAAAGCCTTAATTCTGTGGTAATGATGACTGAAGGGACAGTGTCATTACAGTTACAAGGACTTAATCTCGGCACCATTGATCCTTCATCATTACTTAATATTCAACCTATGACATTGGATGAAAGTGTATTAAGTCAGTTACAAGCTTCTGGTGTTACCATGATGGGTGCTGGTGAAGGAACTGTTGATGAGGATGCTGAAGACTCCATCTCGGTGAATCCCAATGTGGTAATGACACAACCTCGAAGTGTCCGTACACCAAACACAGACACTGTAGATGATGATGATTTTGAAATTCATATGATTGATAGTGATGGAAGAGTCATTACAACACATTCACTGAACATGTTGGGTCAACATTTAGATAGAGATCCAGCAGCAACCCCTGATACAGCTTCTTTCATTCCACCAGAGCTCCATCTTTCAGATCTTGCCATCCCAGGACCAAACAACACTATACAGTGTGCTTTATGCTCAAAAGCATTTGATAAATTATCTGATTGGCAAGAGCATCTTATATCTCATAATATTTTTATAAAAGTAGGAGAGGACGGGGAAAATGTTGAGAACGAAACCCATGACTCTGTTGTTATTCCTGCAGCTTCACTTGGAGAGGTGCCTGATAATAATGCTTTTCAAACTGCAGATAATGAGAAAAATCACTCTGGCCTAAGTATTGGAGAAATAACTCTTTCTAAATTAGAACAAACTCAGTCCAATCGCAGCTTTAAGTGTAACATACCTGAATGCGGTAAAACGATTAAGCATGAAACCAGTCTTGAACAACATACAGCTAGTACTCACGTTAAACATCATGTATGTGCCAAGTGTGGTGGAGAAACCTTTCAATCAGCAGCAGCTCTTCAGAAACATATAAAAATGCATCACTCTGATGGAAAAGGAATCAGATGTGTGTTTTGTGTAGAGGAGTTCAGTGTACGTCCTGCATTACACCAACACATTATTCAGGAGCATTTGCAACTTGCTTTAGAGAATCCCTTAGCTATTGAGAAAGTGGGGCTCAAAATTAACCTGACTTCAGAATCACAGAGAGAGGGGACTGGGGCACATGGTACAATGGAAGACCTCGATCCCTTGGAGTTCTTTCCATCTGTAAATAATGGAGCTCATCTTGAATAA